The genomic segment ACAAGTACCGTTGTGCCGGGGCATAGTGTCTCCAGGGGATTGTGTAGAAGAGCGGCAAGACGACAGTCCAACCGCAACAGCCCGATCGACGGGCTCTACTTGGAGAACTACCCGGTGGTGGTTGGATGTGACGAACCGCGATGCATCAACATCCCAACGTCGTGCCGAGCAAACTGACACAGAAATTGAGATCGCGGACGAATCAGACCGAATTGACGACGCGTCAAAGCAACGTTTCTTCGGACAGATAGGCCGTGGGACCGTGAGCAAATTGCGGGTGCCGCACCGCGCGGCTACGATATGCTCTCCGGGTTCATGCTGATCGGCAAGGTGAGGAAAACCTTTTCAGCCTGATCATGGAACGCCCAGAGTGGCGAGAACTCGCGCAGAAATGTCCAGAATGTTGTGACACACAGCACCACTCGCCACCCCAATTCAAACTCTGCAATGAACAGTTACGCCCGTTATCAGACATTCTTCGGCGATATCCACAATCATTGTGGCATTTCATACGCGCACGGTTCGCTCGAAGACGCACTCAACAATGCTCGGCAGCGGCTGGACTTTGTGAGTGTGACGGGACACGCGCACTGGCCGGACATGCCTGAGCCTGATGAGGAGATTCAATACATCATCGACTTCCATGAGAAAGGTTTTGCGAAACTCAAGGCCGGCTGGAATGAGATGATGGAAACCCTGCGTTCCTTCGATCAGCAAGGTTCGTTTGTCGTGTTTCCGGGATTTGAAGTGCACTTCACGGCGACCGGCGACCGAAACATCGTCTACCGCGATCTGTCCGGCGAGATACTGTATCCGACTGATCTCGATGACCTTCATGCACAGCTGCGTCGATTGCGTGAACAGGGCATCGATTCAATTGCACAGCCGCACCACGTTGGATATCGGACCGGTACGCGCGGTATCGACTGGGGTTCGTTCAGCGACGGGTTCGCCCCGTTTGTTGAAATGCTGTCGATGCACGGTTGCTCCGAATCGAATGAAAACACCCGTCCGTTTCTGCATTCCATGGGCCCCAGCGACTTTGAGAGTACCATCCAAAGAGGGCTCGAGCGTGGCCTGGTTTTCGGATTCTCAGGCGGTACCGACCATCACAGTGCCCATCCCGGCAGCTATGGCCACGGGCTCACCGGCGTCTGGGCAGAGCAACTGACGCGTGACGGCATCTGGGACGCGTTGACGAATCGTCGCATGTATGCGCTCACGGGCGACAAGATGGACGTTCGCTTTACTGTCAACGACGCCCCCATGGGTGCGGTTACGTCCGCAAGTCAAAAACGGAAAGTCGCTTTCGACGTCGAAGCCGGAGCCGCTATCGACTGTGTGGACATCCTTCGCGATGGACAACTGGTGCGGCGATTTTCACAGTATGAGATCGACAGCTCGTTAGCCGCCGACACGATTCGAACAAAGCTGTTTCTCGAAGTTGGCTGGGGAGTGCGACACAAATCCACCGACTGGCTGATTGAATTCGGAATCAGCGACGGAACCATCACTTCCGTCGAGCCGCGTTTCCGGGGCTTCGAGGTCGTGTCGCCGACGGAAGCCACCGAAGTGGATACCTGTTTCCACAGCCGTGTCGTGGAGGCGTCTGAGCGCTCCGTTGTGTTTCAAACACGAACATCCGGCAATCCGAATAACTCAACTCCGGCCATGCAGGGTTTGTGTCTGCTGGTCGCAGTCCCGCGCACGGCTGTTGTTAAGGCTGTCTTGAACGGAAACTACGTGGAATGGCCGATTGAAGCGCTTACCGCAGGTGCTCGCACGGGACACCTGGGCAGCATCGATTCCGCTGCATGGCGATTTCACCGAGCTCCGCTCGAGCACGAATGGCGTTGGGCCGGAGAATGGGTCGACGAACGTGATGGCGATTCGAGCTACTACCTGCGTATACGCCAGCGCAACGATCAATGGGCATGGACGTCACCGGTGTTTCTGCGCTAACAGCGCTTCTTATTGACGAAGGGGCTGTAGAATCGATGAAACTGAGGATAGTGTTCAGCCACATGTCTGTGCGGATATGGATGGGTGATGTGTTGCAACACCATCCATTACCGGAAATGTCGCAGCCGTGTACCTGTTGACCTCCATCGGCGATTTGGTCGATTGATTTCTTCTTGGTGAAACGAAGTCGAGTTCCGATGGGAAACATCTGAACTGTGATGTGTGCAGGACAAAGAAAACGGTCGGAAAGATTATTTCTCGTCGAACCGGCTTGAAACTACGAATACTGACTGAATTAACTCATATCGACCAAACTCAACTCAATTGAGGCACCGAATGCGACGAACATGCTTATCAGCCTGCCGTGACGCGATGGGACAAAAATATTTAGTGGTTTTTCTGGCTGCGGTTGCGTTTTTTCCGTGTGTAGTTAATGCGGAATTGAAGCAGCCGAATGTTGTCGATGTCGGTGCCAAGAAGCAGATATTTCTAGACGGATTGTTTCTCGATTCACAAAACCACGTCCGTCTCACCATGCATAAACCTTATCGCGATGGTCAGATCCTCATCAAACCAGACCGTCCCTGGGAAATGGATCCCAAAGGCAGCGAACAGCGAATCAGCCTCTACAGTTGCGTTCTCAAGCAGGACGGTCGTGTCCGTGTTTGGTACGGCATGGGGCGGGGAGTTGGCAGCCCGGAAATCCGCGTCCTCTATGCGGAATCCAAGGACGGGATCCATTTTACGAAGCCGGAACTCGGCCTGCACGAAGTCGATGGGTCGAAGGCAAACAACATTGTGCTGCCCGGGCCGCGCATTGCAGGTGCCGCGGTTTGGGTGGATCCCAAAGCCCCGCCGGAGCACCGCTACAAGACGCAGACCAAGGTGTATCCCCCGGGCCAGCGGGAGAAATTGGAGATGCACAGTTCGCCGGACGGCATTCACTGGAATCTTTTCGCCGAGCCGAAAGTTGGCCATATCGACACGCAAAACATCATTTTCTGGGAACCGAGTGTCGGACGCTACCTGTTTTTCACGCGCTTCTGGGAGAAGAATCTGGATTTAAACAAACGCTACCGTACGGTACGGCGACTGGAGTCCGACGATTTAGTCACGTGGGAGAACGAGAAGCCGATCATGGTGCCGGACGATCGGGACTGGAGCATTCACCCGCGTTCCGGTGTATCCGGAAGGCCTCCCGCAGATTTCTATGGGGGCGCTGTCTTCAAGTACGAGGAGGCGGACCAGGCCTATCTAATGTTCACGCAATCGTACTGGCACTGGATGGACTGGGGAGAAGCGGGATTGGGCCCGGCGACGATTGACGTGCAACTGGCGGTCAGCAGAGACGCGGAGCAATTTGAGCGTGTTGGCGGGCGGCGACCGTTTTTAAGCCTTGGACCGGAAGGACGATATGACTCGCGGTTCATCTGGGCGATGCCGAATCCGATTCGCATGGGGGACGAGCTTTGGATCTACTATGTCGCTTCGAACCGAGACCACTCTCGTATCAGCAAGATCGACCCGCTGGCAGGAAGAGAACTGTCTGGAATCGGTCGTGCCGTCTTGCGGCTGGATGGTTTCGTCTCGGTTGACGCCGGTTATCGTCCCGGCCGTTTTACGACGCCACCACTGCGTTTTCAGGGAAATCACTTGGAACTCAATGTCGATGCTGCCGGTGGTGGATCGGTCCGAGTCGAGTTGCTCGATGAGAACAGAGAGCCAATCAAAGGATTTGGAAAGGATGAGGCCATTCCAATTGCGCGCAATTCCGTGCGCATGCCGGTAGTCTGGAAGCGTAATCCCGACTTGAGTGCTCTAGCCGGGCGCACGGTGCGTATGCGATTTCACATGACAAACGCCAGCCTGTACGCTTTTCAATTCAAAAAGATTGATACGGCAGAGAATTGATTTGCGGCTGGTGTGACGCGGGCTGCCAGCACGCGAGGCGATCCAGCCCTGGTCAGAAACGGCCAAACAGAGCTTGCCGAGGGAGAATCCCCTCAAGAAGAATGATAGGCTGACACTAACATAAAGAGTGATGCCGTCCGTGGGGGCAGGTCAGGACCACGCTTGTTGAGACCGTGCAGCGTTCCTGCTAGGATCTGTGATCGAAAGCCAAGAACACGGCCAAGCGACTTCAACAACCCATCGAACACCGAACCGGCCAACACAAAATGAAACATCGATTCGCGATCGCAGCGGTTATCTGCCTGTTCGGGCTCAACACAACTCGTTCTGACGACAGCTATCGCGTTCAGGCAGTGAAGGGCCCCTATTTCCTCTGCGACGAACGAGTCACGGAAGATCGCTGGCTCTCAGAGCGATTCATCGTGCCACTCCAAAAACACAGCGACGAACCGCTCATCGTTAAGGAGCACGAATGGGAAGGATCGGGGCCGTATCTGAATGGCTCAGTCCTCCACGATCCAGAAGCCTCGCTGTACCGGATGTGGTACAGCGTCTGGAACAGCCACAATTACTTCAACAAACTGCCGTTCTCGTACAACGTCTGTTATGCAGAGTCGGACGATGGCATTCATTGGCGGAAACCCGCACTGGGTGTGTTCAAAGGCGAGCCCAACCCCAAGAACAATTGCATCCGACTCGGCACTGACAAAACCCAAGCGATCGACGTCTGCATAAACCCGCGTCCCGACAAGTACCCGGGACAATTTCTTGCCATTCATAATCAGAAGGGAGGCGTGTTCGCGTCGA from the Symmachiella macrocystis genome contains:
- a CDS encoding DUF3604 domain-containing protein → MNSYARYQTFFGDIHNHCGISYAHGSLEDALNNARQRLDFVSVTGHAHWPDMPEPDEEIQYIIDFHEKGFAKLKAGWNEMMETLRSFDQQGSFVVFPGFEVHFTATGDRNIVYRDLSGEILYPTDLDDLHAQLRRLREQGIDSIAQPHHVGYRTGTRGIDWGSFSDGFAPFVEMLSMHGCSESNENTRPFLHSMGPSDFESTIQRGLERGLVFGFSGGTDHHSAHPGSYGHGLTGVWAEQLTRDGIWDALTNRRMYALTGDKMDVRFTVNDAPMGAVTSASQKRKVAFDVEAGAAIDCVDILRDGQLVRRFSQYEIDSSLAADTIRTKLFLEVGWGVRHKSTDWLIEFGISDGTITSVEPRFRGFEVVSPTEATEVDTCFHSRVVEASERSVVFQTRTSGNPNNSTPAMQGLCLLVAVPRTAVVKAVLNGNYVEWPIEALTAGARTGHLGSIDSAAWRFHRAPLEHEWRWAGEWVDERDGDSSYYLRIRQRNDQWAWTSPVFLR